In Halorhabdus tiamatea SARL4B, a genomic segment contains:
- a CDS encoding NAD(P)-dependent alcohol dehydrogenase: MQTAVLTEDLAFEFEDRERPTSDSDEVLVEMTDVGICKSDVHYWEHGKIGEYVVEDPLLLGHESAGVIAEVGDDVEDLEVGDRVALEPGIVCGTCEHCRRGEYNLCPNVDFMATPPFDGAFAEYVAWPADLAHPLPDNVSQVEGALCEPFAVGLHATRRGGVGHGDTVAILGGGTVGSVTMEAAKAAGATDIIVGDIVDSKLERAEAHGADATVNVREGDFAATVEDYTDGRGADVVFEATDSEPDVEALIDAARRGGTVVMIGLADEATVEVDALEIITNELDVLGSFRDANRYGPAIDLLAEGAAEIEWIADFTEPLGNVQEAFERARDDDDAIKGMISIGE, translated from the coding sequence ATGCAGACAGCAGTTCTCACCGAGGATCTGGCCTTCGAGTTCGAGGATCGTGAGCGACCGACGTCCGACAGCGACGAGGTACTCGTCGAGATGACCGACGTCGGCATCTGCAAGTCCGACGTCCACTACTGGGAGCACGGCAAGATCGGCGAGTACGTCGTCGAGGACCCACTCCTCCTTGGACACGAGAGCGCCGGCGTCATCGCCGAGGTTGGCGACGACGTCGAGGATCTCGAAGTCGGCGACCGAGTCGCGCTCGAGCCGGGCATCGTCTGTGGCACCTGCGAACACTGTCGCCGCGGCGAGTACAACCTCTGTCCCAACGTCGACTTCATGGCCACGCCGCCCTTTGACGGCGCGTTCGCGGAGTACGTCGCCTGGCCGGCCGACCTCGCACACCCCCTCCCCGACAACGTCTCCCAGGTCGAGGGCGCGCTGTGTGAACCCTTCGCGGTCGGCCTCCACGCGACCCGACGCGGCGGCGTCGGCCACGGCGACACCGTCGCGATCCTGGGCGGCGGGACCGTCGGCTCGGTCACGATGGAGGCCGCCAAGGCGGCGGGCGCGACGGATATCATCGTCGGCGACATCGTCGACAGCAAACTCGAACGCGCCGAAGCACACGGCGCGGACGCGACGGTCAACGTCCGCGAGGGTGACTTCGCCGCCACTGTCGAGGACTATACCGACGGTCGCGGGGCCGACGTAGTCTTCGAGGCGACCGACTCAGAACCCGACGTCGAGGCGTTGATCGACGCGGCCCGCCGCGGCGGGACGGTCGTCATGATCGGCCTCGCCGACGAGGCGACCGTCGAGGTCGACGCCTTAGAGATCATCACCAACGAACTCGACGTGCTTGGCTCGTTCCGGGATGCCAACCGCTACGGCCCGGCGATCGACCTGCTGGCCGAGGGCGCGGCCGAGATCGAGTGGATCGCCGACTTTACCGAACCGCTGGGGAACGTCCAGGAAGCCTTCGAGCGCGCCCGCGATGACGATGACGCGATCAAGGGCATGATCTCGATCGGCGAGTAG
- a CDS encoding type II toxin-antitoxin system PemK/MazF family toxin, whose protein sequence is MTDEGDAPIFERGDVVFGDDPFKRDEAARPWLVLSNHEGRPFHGEQYIAVTLTTKSWLDGLIEIPADSWLRGGTPETSRIVPWGVQSIDSEDIDFWQGRLESGIVDEAVTALVDELR, encoded by the coding sequence GTGACCGACGAGGGTGACGCCCCGATCTTCGAGCGGGGTGACGTCGTCTTCGGTGACGATCCGTTCAAGCGCGACGAAGCCGCTCGCCCGTGGCTCGTCCTCTCTAATCACGAGGGGCGGCCGTTTCACGGCGAGCAGTACATCGCGGTGACGCTAACCACGAAGTCCTGGCTGGACGGACTCATCGAGATTCCTGCAGATAGTTGGCTTCGTGGTGGGACACCGGAGACGAGTCGGATCGTCCCGTGGGGCGTCCAATCGATTGACAGTGAGGACATCGACTTCTGGCAGGGCCGTCTGGAGAGCGGGATCGTCGACGAAGCAGTCACGGCGCTCGTCGACGAACTCCGGTAA
- a CDS encoding DUF433 domain-containing protein — protein MGIVRDSDHSDGTPTVEGTGIRVKDIASAYEHSGYDPDEITQLYPDLTLADVHRALAYYYDHIEDFRSPSSEPTPA, from the coding sequence ATGGGAATCGTTCGAGACTCCGACCACAGTGATGGCACGCCGACGGTCGAAGGGACGGGGATCCGCGTGAAGGACATCGCCTCGGCGTACGAACACAGCGGCTACGATCCCGACGAGATCACGCAACTGTACCCCGATCTCACGCTCGCGGACGTTCATCGGGCGCTGGCATATTATTACGACCACATCGAGGACTTCCGATCGCCGTCCTCGGAGCCGACCCCGGCATGA
- a CDS encoding RNA ligase partner protein: MAERPLKQRFVLDTSVFITPEIREDDEDIEEAVDRLLDLVAEAKLEHNISCYMPPSINDELTTMLRDRDVSAETIAKLDTWVITKSPAQYELMIPAEIVYGFIDEMSERVNRGLRVSEKAVRKAEQSRDDSETDNEHMSEVDQVISDLRDEYRRALRQGVLDSREDFDLLILARELEAGVVTEDTGIINWAEDFGLRYLRGRSFPSLLEEYLAAGERID, translated from the coding sequence ATGGCCGAACGTCCGCTGAAGCAGCGATTCGTCCTCGACACGTCGGTATTCATCACCCCGGAGATCCGGGAGGACGACGAGGACATCGAAGAGGCCGTCGACCGCCTGCTCGACCTCGTCGCGGAGGCGAAACTCGAACACAACATCTCGTGTTACATGCCGCCCTCGATCAACGACGAACTCACGACGATGCTCAGAGATCGGGACGTCAGCGCCGAGACGATCGCCAAACTCGACACCTGGGTCATCACCAAGAGCCCGGCCCAGTACGAACTCATGATCCCGGCCGAGATCGTCTACGGCTTCATCGACGAGATGAGCGAGCGGGTCAATCGAGGCCTTCGGGTTTCGGAGAAAGCCGTCCGCAAGGCCGAACAGTCTCGCGACGACTCGGAAACGGACAACGAACACATGAGCGAGGTCGATCAGGTCATCTCGGATCTCCGGGACGAGTACCGCCGGGCACTCAGACAGGGCGTGCTCGACTCCAGGGAGGACTTCGACCTGCTGATCCTCGCTCGCGAACTCGAGGCGGGTGTCGTCACCGAAGACACCGGTATCATCAACTGGGCCGAGGACTTCGGCCTGCGGTATCTGCGGGGACGGTCGTTCCCCTCGCTGCTCGAGGAGTATTTAGCGGCTGGCGAACGCATCGACTGA
- the twy1 gene encoding 4-demethylwyosine synthase TYW1, with protein MTEDTRQVTDPDYHSEGHTAAQTCGWTDNALQGEGRCYKYAFYGIRSHRCIQMTPVVRCNERCVFCWRDHAGHTYELDDVAWDDPEAVVDASISLQRKLLSGYGGNDAVPRERFEEAMEPRHVAISLDGEPTLYPHLPELIEAFHDREITTFLVSNGTDPEMLAKCDPTQLYVSVDAADRRTFDDVVKAVDDGAWERLIDTLDVLAEKDETRTVLRTTLIDGDNMARPAWYAAMADRADVDFYELKAYMHVGHSRGRLDRSAMPDHDDVLSFTEAVGEFLPDHDVIKESADSRVAMLAREEDTWVEKLAPESDFWEQGTTAGWTPKGGR; from the coding sequence ATGACTGAAGACACTCGCCAGGTCACCGACCCCGACTACCACAGCGAGGGCCACACCGCGGCCCAGACCTGCGGGTGGACCGACAACGCACTCCAGGGCGAGGGCCGGTGCTACAAGTACGCCTTTTACGGTATTCGCTCGCACCGCTGCATCCAGATGACGCCCGTCGTCCGGTGCAACGAGCGCTGCGTCTTCTGCTGGCGCGATCACGCCGGCCACACCTACGAACTCGACGACGTCGCGTGGGACGACCCCGAGGCGGTCGTCGACGCCTCGATTTCCCTCCAGCGCAAGCTCCTCTCGGGGTACGGCGGCAACGACGCGGTCCCGCGAGAGCGCTTCGAGGAGGCGATGGAACCCCGCCACGTCGCCATCAGCCTCGACGGCGAGCCGACGCTGTACCCCCACCTGCCCGAACTCATCGAGGCCTTTCACGACCGCGAGATTACGACCTTCCTCGTCTCGAACGGCACCGATCCCGAGATGCTGGCGAAGTGCGATCCCACGCAGCTGTACGTCTCCGTCGACGCCGCCGACCGCCGGACGTTCGACGACGTGGTCAAGGCGGTCGACGACGGCGCCTGGGAGCGATTGATCGATACGCTCGACGTCCTCGCGGAGAAGGACGAGACCCGGACGGTCCTCCGGACGACGCTGATCGACGGCGACAACATGGCCCGGCCGGCGTGGTACGCCGCGATGGCCGATCGCGCGGACGTCGACTTCTACGAGTTGAAGGCCTACATGCACGTCGGCCACTCCCGGGGTCGGCTGGATCGGTCGGCGATGCCCGATCACGACGACGTCCTGTCCTTCACCGAGGCCGTCGGCGAGTTCCTGCCCGACCACGACGTCATCAAGGAATCGGCCGATTCCCGCGTCGCGATGCTCGCCCGGGAGGAAGACACCTGGGTCGAGAAACTCGCGCCCGAGAGTGACTTCTGGGAACAGGGGACGACGGCCGGATGGACGCCGAAGGGCGGTCGGTGA
- the argS gene encoding arginine--tRNA ligase, with the protein MYLSFRSAVAAAMGDALAALDLPAEDLGIERPPEDVPAVLASSVAYRLAGDAGAPPPEVAADIASEIDPDDYEYVGGVQTQGAYVNFLPSDRYFEGTLEAAQADEYGTLDATGDSVVVEHTSANPTGPVHVGRARNPIVGDALARVLEYAGNDVEVHYYVNDAGRQIAVFTWAYETFDESDLSEPERDSPEYEMVRYYREANDYFEEASEADREAAEDEIGAILQGLEAGDEATYERVSEVVDTVLGGMTETLERLPAEFDEFVKETRFMRDGSTDDVVDRLKELDAAVFEEDAWQLDLPDFEKNLVFLRSDGTSLYTTRDLAHHEWKFDNFDRAVTVLGEDHKLQADQLSSTLSLLGHDTDRLQQVFYSWVNLPEGGMSTREGTGVDLDDLLDEAIDRAREEVEDRLEDRQRSDDLDGADVERIAHQVGVGAVRYDVVAKQPTKGITFEWDRALDFEAQSAPYVQYVHARCCGIIDEGKDAGYEVPEAVSAETLTTDEERDLLREIARFPGVIEQAAEELRPHVVATYTRDLAEAFNAFYRECPVLDADPETRRARLALVAAARTTVANALDALGVEAPDSM; encoded by the coding sequence ATGTACCTGTCATTTCGTTCGGCGGTCGCCGCGGCGATGGGCGACGCGCTCGCGGCGCTTGACTTGCCGGCTGAGGACCTCGGGATCGAACGCCCGCCGGAGGACGTCCCGGCGGTGCTGGCTTCCAGCGTGGCCTACCGGCTCGCTGGGGACGCTGGCGCACCGCCGCCCGAAGTCGCTGCGGATATCGCGAGCGAGATCGACCCGGACGACTACGAGTACGTGGGTGGCGTCCAGACCCAGGGAGCCTACGTCAACTTCCTGCCGAGCGATCGGTACTTCGAAGGGACGCTCGAAGCCGCCCAGGCCGACGAGTACGGCACACTCGACGCCACCGGCGACTCCGTGGTCGTCGAGCACACGAGCGCCAACCCGACCGGCCCGGTCCACGTCGGCCGGGCGCGCAATCCCATCGTCGGCGATGCCCTGGCTCGCGTGCTGGAATACGCCGGCAACGACGTCGAAGTCCACTACTACGTCAACGACGCCGGCCGCCAGATCGCCGTCTTCACCTGGGCCTACGAGACCTTCGACGAAAGTGACCTCTCCGAACCTGAACGTGATTCTCCGGAGTACGAGATGGTCCGGTACTACCGGGAAGCCAACGACTACTTCGAGGAGGCAAGCGAGGCCGACCGCGAGGCCGCCGAAGACGAGATCGGGGCGATCCTCCAGGGCCTGGAGGCGGGCGACGAGGCAACCTACGAGCGCGTGAGCGAGGTCGTCGACACCGTCCTGGGCGGAATGACCGAGACTCTCGAACGGCTGCCCGCCGAGTTCGACGAGTTCGTCAAGGAGACGCGGTTCATGCGTGACGGCTCGACCGACGACGTCGTCGATCGCCTCAAGGAACTCGACGCCGCCGTCTTCGAGGAGGATGCCTGGCAACTCGACCTGCCGGATTTCGAGAAGAACCTCGTCTTCCTCCGGTCGGACGGCACGTCGCTGTACACCACCCGGGACCTGGCCCACCACGAGTGGAAGTTCGACAACTTCGATCGGGCCGTGACGGTGCTCGGCGAGGACCACAAGCTCCAGGCCGATCAGCTCTCCTCGACGCTTTCGCTGCTCGGCCACGACACCGACCGGCTCCAGCAGGTCTTCTACTCGTGGGTCAACCTGCCAGAGGGCGGCATGAGCACTCGCGAGGGCACTGGCGTCGACCTCGACGACTTGCTCGACGAGGCGATCGACCGCGCCCGCGAGGAGGTCGAAGACCGCCTCGAGGATCGCCAGCGGAGTGACGACCTCGACGGCGCGGACGTCGAGCGGATCGCCCACCAGGTCGGGGTCGGGGCCGTCCGGTACGACGTCGTCGCCAAACAGCCCACGAAGGGCATCACCTTCGAGTGGGACCGGGCGCTGGACTTCGAGGCCCAGTCCGCGCCGTACGTTCAGTACGTCCACGCGCGGTGTTGTGGGATCATCGACGAGGGGAAAGACGCCGGCTACGAGGTGCCCGAGGCGGTCAGTGCGGAAACGCTCACGACCGACGAAGAGCGCGATCTGCTCCGTGAGATCGCCCGGTTCCCCGGGGTGATCGAGCAGGCCGCCGAGGAACTACGCCCCCACGTCGTCGCGACGTACACCCGCGATCTCGCGGAAGCGTTCAACGCCTTCTACCGGGAGTGTCCTGTGCTCGACGCCGACCCGGAGACTCGACGCGCTCGGCTGGCGCTGGTGGCCGCGGCACGGACGACGGTCGCCAACGCGCTCGACGCGCTCGGGGTCGAAGCACCGGATTCGATGTAG
- the prf1 gene encoding peptide chain release factor aRF-1 encodes MSSQEGHGEQSDRQKYEFRKVIEELEDYHGTGTQLVTIYVPDDTLISDVVAHVTQEHSEASNIKSKDTRTNVQDALKSIKDRLRYYDTKPPENGVVLFSGAIDAGGGQTEMITRVLESPPQPIQSFRYHCDSDFLLEPLEGMLEDKGLFGLIVLDRREANVGWLRGKRVEPVKSASSLVPGKQRKGGQSAQRFARLRLEAIDNFYQEVAGMANDLFVPERHDLDGILVGGPSPTKDEFLDGDYLHHEIGDMVLGKFDVAYTDESGLHDLVDAAEAVLAEREMLQDKQVMERFFKELHDGDLATYGFGQTRQNLMMGSVEQLLISEDLRQDAVTYECPNGHEEHELVGRNAETPEHTCTTCGETVETGEREDAIEHLISIAEQRGTETIFVSTDFEKGEQLLTAFGGIAGILRYSTGI; translated from the coding sequence ATGAGTAGCCAGGAAGGCCACGGGGAACAGAGTGACCGCCAGAAATACGAGTTCCGGAAGGTGATCGAGGAACTCGAGGACTATCACGGCACCGGCACCCAGCTGGTGACCATCTACGTCCCCGACGACACGCTGATCAGCGATGTCGTCGCTCACGTCACCCAGGAACACAGCGAGGCGAGCAACATCAAGTCCAAGGACACCCGGACGAACGTCCAGGACGCCCTCAAGTCCATCAAGGACCGACTCCGGTACTACGACACCAAGCCGCCCGAGAACGGCGTCGTGCTGTTCTCCGGTGCGATCGACGCCGGCGGCGGCCAGACGGAGATGATCACACGAGTACTGGAGAGCCCACCACAGCCCATCCAGTCCTTCAGATATCACTGCGACTCCGATTTCCTGCTCGAACCGCTCGAAGGCATGCTCGAGGACAAGGGCCTGTTCGGCCTGATCGTCCTCGACCGCCGGGAGGCAAACGTCGGCTGGCTCCGGGGCAAACGCGTCGAGCCCGTCAAGTCCGCCTCCTCGCTCGTCCCGGGCAAACAACGCAAAGGTGGCCAGTCCGCCCAGCGGTTCGCCCGCCTGCGCCTGGAGGCGATCGACAACTTCTATCAGGAGGTCGCCGGCATGGCAAACGATCTCTTTGTTCCCGAGCGCCACGACCTCGATGGTATCCTCGTGGGCGGTCCCTCACCTACCAAAGACGAGTTCCTCGACGGCGATTACCTCCATCACGAGATCGGGGACATGGTCTTAGGGAAGTTCGACGTCGCCTATACCGACGAATCGGGCCTGCACGATCTCGTCGACGCCGCCGAGGCGGTCCTGGCCGAACGCGAGATGCTCCAGGACAAGCAGGTCATGGAGCGCTTCTTCAAAGAACTCCACGACGGCGATCTCGCGACCTACGGCTTCGGCCAGACCCGACAGAACCTCATGATGGGGTCGGTCGAGCAACTCCTGATCAGCGAGGACCTCCGGCAGGACGCCGTCACCTACGAGTGTCCGAACGGCCACGAGGAACACGAACTCGTCGGCCGCAACGCGGAGACGCCGGAACACACCTGTACGACCTGTGGCGAGACCGTCGAGACTGGCGAACGCGAGGACGCCATCGAGCACCTGATCTCGATCGCCGAGCAGCGCGGCACCGAGACGATCTTCGTCTCGACGGACTTCGAGAAGGGCGAACAGCTGTTGACGGCCTTTGGCGGCATTGCAGGGATTCTGCGGTACTCGACGGGCATCTGA
- a CDS encoding MinD/ParA family ATP-binding protein: protein MTGHVFTVAGGKGGVGKTTTAVNVGVVLEDAGYDVVVVDADLGMANLAAMVDVEYDSSLHEVLAERAAVSDTLTEAPGGLTVVPGEQSLEAFADADPAKLRKVIKTLSNAYDVVLIDTGAGLSHEATVPLGLADSVLLVTTPDTVAVGDANKTAGLAERVDGDVVGSILTRATGPDDVELVAGDLGADLLAIVPEDSEATTDEPLVLNSPDSPAAEAYRRLGEILEDVLIGEPARSIDEQDTVWFPEDDEEDEADEEADDEGSGGVFGVFGR from the coding sequence ATGACGGGGCACGTTTTCACTGTCGCAGGCGGCAAGGGCGGGGTCGGCAAGACAACGACGGCCGTCAACGTCGGGGTCGTACTCGAGGACGCCGGCTACGACGTCGTCGTGGTCGACGCCGACCTCGGGATGGCGAACCTCGCGGCGATGGTCGACGTCGAGTACGACAGCAGCCTCCACGAGGTGCTCGCCGAGCGCGCCGCTGTCAGCGACACGCTGACCGAAGCACCGGGCGGACTGACGGTCGTTCCCGGCGAACAGAGCTTAGAGGCTTTCGCCGACGCCGATCCCGCGAAACTCCGGAAGGTCATCAAGACGCTGAGCAACGCCTACGACGTCGTCCTGATCGACACCGGCGCGGGGCTGAGTCACGAAGCCACGGTCCCGCTGGGGCTGGCCGACAGCGTCCTGCTGGTCACGACGCCCGACACGGTCGCGGTCGGCGACGCGAACAAGACGGCCGGGCTGGCCGAGCGCGTCGACGGCGACGTCGTCGGGTCGATCCTGACGCGGGCGACCGGCCCGGACGACGTCGAACTCGTCGCCGGCGATCTCGGGGCGGATCTGCTCGCCATCGTCCCCGAGGACTCCGAGGCGACGACCGACGAACCGCTGGTGCTCAACTCGCCCGACAGCCCCGCGGCGGAGGCCTACCGCCGACTCGGCGAGATTCTCGAGGACGTACTCATCGGCGAACCCGCCAGATCGATCGACGAACAGGACACCGTCTGGTTCCCCGAAGACGACGAAGAAGACGAAGCGGATGAGGAAGCCGACGACGAAGGGTCCGGCGGCGTCTTCGGTGTTTTCGGCCGCTGA
- a CDS encoding Re/Si-specific NAD(P)(+) transhydrogenase subunit alpha: protein MIVGVPTASGDEARVAVVPGVAEDLLEDGHEVLVEAGAGETAGFDDDAYREAGCDVLDDRAAVFDRADVIFEVEALGAIEDGDAEVYREGQTVIGLLGPYEVDDDVLETLAERQVSAFALELIPRISRAQSMDALSSMANLAGYKATVLAASELDKLVPMQMTAAGTVQPADVFVIGAGVAGLQAITTADRLGASVRAYDIRPEAAEEIESVGADFVELDVHADDAADEEGHAQEMDEEFYRKQRAQLGEEVAEADVVITTAAIPGGPAPRLVTEEAVAAMDHGSVIVDLAADGGGNCDVTEADERVEYEGVTVFGPTNLPSTLPRTASDLYANNLRNLFDLLVEEGDLAIDTDDEIVDATLLTHDGTVRAPHEDDGETDGDDETDAGEGATDADEANGDGTADENGDGTADENGDDTDDAADRGDDAETNGDTQDSPTDGGNDA from the coding sequence ATGATCGTGGGCGTACCGACAGCGTCCGGCGACGAAGCCCGAGTTGCAGTGGTCCCCGGGGTCGCCGAGGATCTCCTCGAGGACGGCCACGAAGTCCTCGTCGAGGCGGGGGCCGGCGAGACTGCCGGGTTCGACGACGACGCGTATCGCGAGGCAGGCTGTGACGTCCTCGACGACCGGGCGGCGGTGTTCGATCGCGCCGACGTCATCTTCGAGGTGGAGGCGTTGGGCGCAATCGAGGACGGGGACGCCGAGGTGTATCGCGAGGGCCAGACCGTCATCGGGTTGCTCGGCCCCTACGAGGTCGACGACGACGTGCTGGAGACGCTGGCCGAACGACAGGTTAGCGCGTTCGCGCTCGAACTCATCCCGCGGATCAGTCGCGCCCAGAGCATGGACGCGCTGTCGTCGATGGCCAACCTCGCGGGCTACAAGGCGACGGTGCTGGCCGCGAGCGAACTCGACAAACTCGTGCCGATGCAGATGACCGCGGCGGGAACCGTCCAGCCCGCCGACGTCTTCGTCATCGGCGCTGGCGTCGCCGGCCTCCAAGCGATCACCACCGCCGACCGACTCGGGGCGTCGGTCAGGGCCTACGACATCCGGCCCGAGGCCGCCGAGGAGATCGAGAGCGTCGGGGCCGACTTCGTCGAACTCGACGTCCACGCCGACGACGCCGCAGACGAGGAAGGCCACGCCCAGGAGATGGACGAGGAGTTCTACCGGAAACAGCGCGCCCAACTCGGCGAGGAGGTCGCCGAGGCCGACGTCGTCATCACGACGGCGGCGATCCCGGGCGGACCGGCCCCCCGGCTCGTGACCGAGGAGGCCGTCGCCGCGATGGACCACGGCTCGGTCATCGTCGACCTGGCAGCCGACGGCGGCGGCAACTGCGACGTCACCGAGGCCGACGAACGAGTCGAGTACGAAGGAGTCACCGTCTTCGGCCCGACGAACCTGCCGTCGACGCTGCCCCGGACGGCGAGCGACCTCTATGCGAACAACCTCCGGAACCTCTTCGACCTCCTGGTCGAGGAGGGCGACCTCGCGATCGACACCGACGACGAGATCGTCGACGCGACGCTGCTCACTCACGACGGGACGGTGCGCGCGCCACACGAAGACGACGGAGAGACGGACGGAGACGATGAGACAGACGCCGGCGAGGGAGCCACGGACGCGGACGAGGCGAACGGGGACGGAACGGCCGACGAGAACGGGGACGGAACGGCCGACGAGAACGGGGACGACACCGACGACGCTGCCGACCGAGGGGACGATGCCGAAACGAATGGAGACACACAGGACTCACCGACAGACGGAGGGAACGATGCGTAA
- a CDS encoding DUF6276 family protein produces the protein MDCPECGTRMLAFAVPADLREYLPGDEPGATICPRCLELRPVTDPPEESPDFRQIADAFPAESEAAIPMALVVGLLSSLAIYRQEISALLVNVERAGVDPLLVIDRLSIADGVEPSVDLQGRRRQLEQLL, from the coding sequence ATGGACTGTCCGGAGTGTGGTACCCGGATGCTCGCGTTCGCCGTTCCAGCCGACTTGCGGGAGTACCTCCCTGGCGACGAGCCCGGCGCGACAATCTGTCCCCGCTGTCTGGAGCTCAGGCCGGTCACCGACCCGCCAGAAGAGTCACCGGACTTCCGGCAGATTGCCGACGCCTTCCCCGCCGAGTCCGAGGCCGCGATCCCGATGGCACTCGTCGTGGGATTGCTCTCCTCGCTCGCAATCTATCGCCAGGAGATCTCGGCGCTGCTCGTGAACGTCGAACGCGCGGGCGTCGACCCGCTGCTCGTGATCGACCGGCTGTCGATCGCCGACGGCGTCGAGCCGTCGGTCGACCTTCAGGGCCGACGTCGCCAACTCGAACAGTTGCTCTGA
- a CDS encoding MarR family transcriptional regulator, whose product MSIDRETFENTREEELEGLSAPDQVLGFLAAHEDRAFEAQEIASQTGLEKSVVSTALSRLKDRDLVEHKATYWAVTDDADRLDGYSGYERATALFNDQLGTEAKDSWREHAPSESHPSTESEQ is encoded by the coding sequence ATGTCCATCGATCGGGAAACCTTCGAGAACACACGCGAGGAGGAACTCGAGGGGCTCTCCGCCCCCGATCAAGTCCTGGGATTCCTCGCTGCGCACGAGGACCGCGCGTTCGAGGCCCAGGAAATCGCCTCTCAAACCGGGCTCGAGAAGAGTGTTGTCAGTACCGCGCTGTCGCGGTTGAAGGACCGCGATCTCGTCGAACACAAGGCGACCTACTGGGCGGTGACCGACGATGCCGATCGACTCGACGGGTACAGTGGCTACGAGCGAGCGACTGCCCTGTTCAACGACCAGCTCGGTACAGAAGCGAAGGATTCGTGGCGCGAGCACGCTCCCAGCGAATCCCATCCGAGCACGGAGAGCGAGCAGTGA
- a CDS encoding NAD(P) transhydrogenase subunit alpha encodes MSLVTNLTLFVLAAFLGYEIITQIPTNLHTPLMSGANAISGITLLGSVLVAGSGETTLATVLGFLAVVMATINVVGGYLVSHFMLAEFNQGGR; translated from the coding sequence GTGAGTCTCGTCACCAACCTCACGCTGTTCGTGCTCGCGGCCTTCCTGGGCTACGAGATCATCACCCAGATCCCGACGAATCTCCACACACCGTTGATGTCCGGCGCGAACGCCATTTCGGGCATTACGCTGCTCGGCTCCGTGCTGGTCGCCGGGTCTGGCGAGACCACGCTAGCGACCGTCCTCGGCTTTCTGGCGGTCGTGATGGCGACGATCAACGTCGTCGGCGGGTATCTCGTGAGTCACTTCATGCTCGCGGAGTTCAACCAGGGTGGTCGCTGA